Proteins encoded within one genomic window of Paramisgurnus dabryanus chromosome 13, PD_genome_1.1, whole genome shotgun sequence:
- the LOC135717678 gene encoding CD48 antigen-like, which produces MYRTFFFCLFVCRLIGVFGYPYEVKTVSVSVYEGESVTLHKGYINKQDFYSIEWKFGTEETLIAEYYIDSSSISISDTFLDGRYTDRLQVNDQNGALTITNITTHHSGLYQMITTTSSRLSDGIELTSYGFNVTVYAHLPIPIISRNSSQSSKCVLLCSVLNATHVTLSWYKEKSLLSSISVSDLYPSLSLPLEVEYQDNNTYTCVVNNPISNLTQHLNIGHVCQSGSECVNFCNTTEAVIRLVVSALVGVAIVAVLFYEIRSKRAEQEKKS; this is translated from the exons ATGTATCgcacattttttttctgtttgttcgTGTGCCGTCTGATTG GTGTGTTTGGCTATCCATATGAAGTAAAGACAGTGTCAGTGTCAGTGTATGAGGGGGAATCTGTTACTCTACACAAaggttatataaataaacaggacttttattCAATAGAGTGGAAGTTTGGAACTGAAGAGACTCTCATAGCTGAATATTATATTGACTCCAGTTCGATCTCAATAAGTGATACGTTTCTCGATGGGAGATACACAGACAGACTGCAGGTTAATGATCAGAATGGAGCTCTCACAATTACAAACATCACAACTCATCACTCCGGACTTTATCAAATGATCACCACCACCAGTAGCAGGCTCAGCGACGGCATTGAATTAACCTCATACGGGTTCAATGTTACTGTCTATG CTCATCTCCCCATTCCTATCATCAGCAGAAATTCTTCACAATCTTCAAAATGTGTGTTACTGTGTTCAGTGTTGAATGCGACACATGTGACTCTCTCCTGGtacaaagaaaaaagtttattGTCCAGCATCAGTGTGTCTGATCTTTACCCCAGTCTTTCTCTACCGCTGGAGGTGGAATATCAGGATAACAACACATACACCTGTGTAGTGAACAATCCCATCAGTAACCTAACTCAACATCTCAACATCGGTCATGTCTGTCAGTCAGGGTCAG AATGTGTCAACTTTTGCAATACTACTGAAGCTGTGATCCGATTGGTCGTCTCTGCTCTAGTGGGCGTGGCTATCGTGGCTGTTCTGTTTTATGAAATCAGATCTAAAAGAGCTGAACAGGAGAAAAAATCATAG